In Perca fluviatilis chromosome 14, GENO_Pfluv_1.0, whole genome shotgun sequence, a genomic segment contains:
- the LOC120573273 gene encoding uncharacterized protein LOC120573273 isoform X1, whose translation MANRTDPKASSQTSCPEEELRKPGGRRPRRRAAAFSAALSGRGQRTKRRSQKEKGRSQKEKGRSQKEKGRGQKEKRRGQEEKKEGVTVKRTYSDGKRRWDKKHYCVFCRRPQVKIARHLLRKHSDQEEVAAASALPTGSKQRHLLLEHLRCRGNYMHNIEVIRQGSGEIVPWRQPSEEVDARNYLPCPLCLGFFLRADLWKHQASCRKKLTTDPSRDPTSTTDPSRDPTSTADTTIDPSRDPTSTSDTTTDPSRNPTSTADTTTNPCTTDPSRDPTSTADTTTDPTGKSACDPADNGATEGAPSDPLGDKTTAHQTGTKRPVTSDPSVDQDVTCDPGGPELPRKRSRVQAAASRLLPISSGASESCSEVLHRMNQDHVSHQVKSDWLICKYGNKLMGNQDGSQRRYDYVSQKLRELGRFVLAAISLDSGVRTLQDLLAPGRLSLVLAAARKASGYRWSRPPLAVKTTLKTVCEIAIGESLQDGDWEAAAKTTDFYHLLGREWDNLGLLDPDHHTATSVEEAKLKKRSVQSISEKCKEPSDPRPEVPAQSSNRPLTSMIQIESRLQTPITVPVAPRKVRRRPWSSAEKEAVWRQLGVHVLVQSVPGKEICQRCLDLEPVLRGRHWKDIKNQVHNQIQSQKKQQFHAQMDLQDNQEQQEQIQNHKKQYQAQVDQHGTDHNQKNTQMDHQDQDNIQNQKKQQYHTQMDLQDLDNIQNQKKQQYHTQMDLQDQDNIQNQKKQQHHTQMDLQDQDNIQNLKKLQYHTQMDLQDQDNIQNQKKQQYHTQMDLEVQKKQLCHARIAHQDQIQIHKKQLYPMGEHRDTSVLTGPHYGSEGPHRAPGQSLLEREPGLSPYQLPHRTLGPHMDQLLSRTEWTDESLAQHYSVSRQLDRNLQPNPHSGHVHF comes from the exons ATGGCGAACAGGACCGACCCAAAAGCCTCGAGCCAAACCTCGTGTCCCGAGGAAGAACTGAGGAAGCCTGGCGGCCGGCGGCCTCGCCGGCGCGCTGCTGCCTTCTCGGCCGCTCTGAGTGGGCGGGGCCAGAGAACCAAGAGGCGGAGCCAGAAGGAGAAGGGGCGGAGCCAGAAGGAGAAGGGGCGGAGCCAGAAGGAGAAGGGGCGGGGCCAGAAGGAGAAGAGGCGTGGtcaggaggagaagaaggagggtGTGACGGTGAAGCGAACGTACAGCGATGGGAAGAGGCGCTGGGATAAGAAGCATTACTGCGTGTTCTGCCGGCGGCCGCAGGTGAAGATCGCTCGCCACCTGCTGAGGAAACACTCCGACCAAGAGGAAGTGGCGGCCGCCAGCGCGCTGCCCACGGGCTCCAAACAACGCCACCTGCTGCTGGAACACCTGCGCTGCCGCGGAAACTACATGCACAACATCGAG GTGATCAGACAGGGCAGTGGAGAGATCGTCCCGTGGCGTCAGCCCTCAGAGGAAGTGGATGCAAGGAACTACCTCCCCTGCCCCCTCTGCCTCGGTTTCTTCCTCCGCGCTGACCTCTGGAAACATCAGGCGTCCTGCCGCAAGAAGCTGACCACTGACCCCTCAAGGGACCCCACCTCCACCACTGATCCTTCAAGAGACCCCACCTCCACAGCAGACACAACCATTGACCCCTCGAGGGACCCCACCTCCACTTCAGACACAACCACTGACCCCTCAAGGAACCCCACTTCCACAGCAGACACAACCACTAATCCTTGCACCACTGACCCTTCAAGAGACCCCACCTCCACAGCAGACACAACCACTGACCCCACAGGTAAGTCGGCCTGTGATCCAGCAGACAACGGGGCCACAGAGGGTGCACCTTCTGACCCCTTGGGAGATAAGACCACAGCACACCAGACCGGGACCAAGCGGCCCGTGACCTCTGACCCCAGTGTGGATCAGGATGTGACCTGTGACCCCGGCGGGCCAGAGCTGCCCAGGAAGCGCAGCAGGGTCCAGGCTGCAGCGTCCCGCCTCCTTCCCATTTCCAGCGGAGCGTCTGAGAGCTGCAGCGAAGTCCTGCATCGCATGAACCAGGACCACGTCTCACACCAG GtcaaatctgattggctgatctGTAAATACGGAAACAAGTTGATGGGGAACCAAGATGGCAGCCAGAGGAGGTACGACTACGTCAGTCAGAAGCTGCGGGAGCTCGGCAGGTTCGTCCTTGCTGCTATATCTCTGGACTCTGGCGTTCGGACCCTGCAGGACCTTCTGGCTCCGGGCCGCCTCAGCCTGGTGCTGGCCGCTGCCAGAAAAGCTTCTGGATACCGCTGGAGTCGCCCTCCGCTGGCCGTGAAGACCACACTGAAGACGGTTTGCGAGATAGCCATCGGAGAGAGTCTGCAGGACGGAGACTGGGAGGCTGCAGCCAAGACCACCGACTTCTACCACCTGCTGGGGAGGGAGTGGGACAACCTGGGGCTGCTGGACCCCGACCACCACACAG CCACTTCAGTAGAGGAAGCTAAGCTGAAGAAACGATCGGTCCAATCAATAAGTGAGAAGTGTAAAGAGCCGTCTGACCCAAGACCAGAGG TTCCAGCACAGAGCAGTAATCGACCACTGACCTCCATGATTCAAATAGAGTCCAGACTGCAGACCCCGATCACAG TCCCCGTTGCTCCGAGGAAGGTCCGACGTCGGCCCTGGTCGTCTGCAGAGAAGGAGGCAGTCTGGAGACAGTTGGGAGTCCACGTTCTGGTCCAGTCGGTGCCAGGGAAGGAGATCTGTCAGCGCTGTCTGGACCTGGAACCGGTCCTCAGAGGACGACACTGGAAGGACATCAAGAACCAGGTCCACAACCAGATCCAGAGCCAAAAGAAGCAGCAGTTCCACGCCCAGATGGACCTTCAAGACAACCAGGAACAACAAGAGCAAATCCAAAATCACAAGAAGCAGTACCAGGCTCAGGTAGACCAACACGGCACGGACCACAACCAGAAGAATACCCAGATGGACCACCAGGACCAGGACAACATTCAGAATCAGAAGAAACAGCAGTACCATACCCAGATGGACCTCCAGGACCTTGACAACATTCAAAATCAGAAGAAACAGCAGTACCATACCCAGATGGACCTTCAGGACCAGGACAACATTCAGAATCAGAAGAAACAGCAGCACCATACCCAGATGGACCTCCAGGACCAGGACAACATTCAGAATCTCAAGAAACTGCAGTACCATACCCAGATGGACCTTCAGGACCAGGACAACATTCAGAATCAGAAGAAACAGCAGTACCATACCCAGATGGATCTTGAAGTTCAGAAAAAGCAGCTGTGCCATGCGAGAATAGCACACCAGGACCAAATTCAGATCCATAAAAAGCAGCTGTATCCAATGGGCGAGCATCGGGACACTTCTGTACTGACGGGTCCACATTATGGTTCTGAGGGGCCACATCGAGCCCCGGGACAGTCCCTACTGGAGCGGGAGCCCGGTCTCAGTCCATACCAACTCCCACACAGGACTCTGGGGCCTCACATGGACCAGCTGCTGTCCAGAACCGAGTGGACGGACGAGTCTTTGGCCCAACACTACTCGGTCAGCAGGCAGCTGGACCGGAACCTGCAGCCCAATCCACACTCTGGACATGTCCACTTCTGA
- the LOC120573273 gene encoding uncharacterized protein LOC120573273 isoform X3 produces MANRTDPKASSQTSCPEEELRKPGGRRPRRRAAAFSAALSGRGQRTKRRSQKEKGRSQKEKGRSQKEKGRGQKEKRRGQEEKKEGVTVKRTYSDGKRRWDKKHYCVFCRRPQVKIARHLLRKHSDQEEVAAASALPTGSKQRHLLLEHLRCRGNYMHNIEVIRQGSGEIVPWRQPSEEVDARNYLPCPLCLGFFLRADLWKHQASCRKKLTTDPSRDPTSTTDPSRDPTSTADTTIDPSRDPTSTSDTTTDPSRNPTSTADTTTNPCTTDPSRDPTSTADTTTDPTGKSACDPADNGATEGAPSDPLGDKTTAHQTGTKRPVTSDPSVDQDVTCDPGGPELPRKRSRVQAAASRLLPISSGASESCSEVLHRMNQDHVSHQVKSDWLICKYGNKLMGNQDGSQRRYDYVSQKLRELGRFVLAAISLDSGVRTLQDLLAPGRLSLVLAAARKASGYRWSRPPLAVKTTLKTVCEIAIGESLQDGDWEAAAKTTDFYHLLGREWDNLGLLDPDHHTATSVEEAKLKKRSVQSISEKCKEPSDPRPEVPAQSSNRPLTSMIQIESRLQTPITVPVAPRKVRRRPWSSAEKEAVWRQLGVHVLVQSVPGKEICQRCLDLEPVLRGRHWKDIKNQVHNQIQSQKKQQFHAQMDLQDNQEQQEQIQNHKKQYQAQVDQHGTDHNQKNTQMDHQDQDNIQNQKKQQYHTQMDLEVQKKQLCHARIAHQDQIQIHKKQLYPMGEHRDTSVLTGPHYGSEGPHRAPGQSLLEREPGLSPYQLPHRTLGPHMDQLLSRTEWTDESLAQHYSVSRQLDRNLQPNPHSGHVHF; encoded by the exons ATGGCGAACAGGACCGACCCAAAAGCCTCGAGCCAAACCTCGTGTCCCGAGGAAGAACTGAGGAAGCCTGGCGGCCGGCGGCCTCGCCGGCGCGCTGCTGCCTTCTCGGCCGCTCTGAGTGGGCGGGGCCAGAGAACCAAGAGGCGGAGCCAGAAGGAGAAGGGGCGGAGCCAGAAGGAGAAGGGGCGGAGCCAGAAGGAGAAGGGGCGGGGCCAGAAGGAGAAGAGGCGTGGtcaggaggagaagaaggagggtGTGACGGTGAAGCGAACGTACAGCGATGGGAAGAGGCGCTGGGATAAGAAGCATTACTGCGTGTTCTGCCGGCGGCCGCAGGTGAAGATCGCTCGCCACCTGCTGAGGAAACACTCCGACCAAGAGGAAGTGGCGGCCGCCAGCGCGCTGCCCACGGGCTCCAAACAACGCCACCTGCTGCTGGAACACCTGCGCTGCCGCGGAAACTACATGCACAACATCGAG GTGATCAGACAGGGCAGTGGAGAGATCGTCCCGTGGCGTCAGCCCTCAGAGGAAGTGGATGCAAGGAACTACCTCCCCTGCCCCCTCTGCCTCGGTTTCTTCCTCCGCGCTGACCTCTGGAAACATCAGGCGTCCTGCCGCAAGAAGCTGACCACTGACCCCTCAAGGGACCCCACCTCCACCACTGATCCTTCAAGAGACCCCACCTCCACAGCAGACACAACCATTGACCCCTCGAGGGACCCCACCTCCACTTCAGACACAACCACTGACCCCTCAAGGAACCCCACTTCCACAGCAGACACAACCACTAATCCTTGCACCACTGACCCTTCAAGAGACCCCACCTCCACAGCAGACACAACCACTGACCCCACAGGTAAGTCGGCCTGTGATCCAGCAGACAACGGGGCCACAGAGGGTGCACCTTCTGACCCCTTGGGAGATAAGACCACAGCACACCAGACCGGGACCAAGCGGCCCGTGACCTCTGACCCCAGTGTGGATCAGGATGTGACCTGTGACCCCGGCGGGCCAGAGCTGCCCAGGAAGCGCAGCAGGGTCCAGGCTGCAGCGTCCCGCCTCCTTCCCATTTCCAGCGGAGCGTCTGAGAGCTGCAGCGAAGTCCTGCATCGCATGAACCAGGACCACGTCTCACACCAG GtcaaatctgattggctgatctGTAAATACGGAAACAAGTTGATGGGGAACCAAGATGGCAGCCAGAGGAGGTACGACTACGTCAGTCAGAAGCTGCGGGAGCTCGGCAGGTTCGTCCTTGCTGCTATATCTCTGGACTCTGGCGTTCGGACCCTGCAGGACCTTCTGGCTCCGGGCCGCCTCAGCCTGGTGCTGGCCGCTGCCAGAAAAGCTTCTGGATACCGCTGGAGTCGCCCTCCGCTGGCCGTGAAGACCACACTGAAGACGGTTTGCGAGATAGCCATCGGAGAGAGTCTGCAGGACGGAGACTGGGAGGCTGCAGCCAAGACCACCGACTTCTACCACCTGCTGGGGAGGGAGTGGGACAACCTGGGGCTGCTGGACCCCGACCACCACACAG CCACTTCAGTAGAGGAAGCTAAGCTGAAGAAACGATCGGTCCAATCAATAAGTGAGAAGTGTAAAGAGCCGTCTGACCCAAGACCAGAGG TTCCAGCACAGAGCAGTAATCGACCACTGACCTCCATGATTCAAATAGAGTCCAGACTGCAGACCCCGATCACAG TCCCCGTTGCTCCGAGGAAGGTCCGACGTCGGCCCTGGTCGTCTGCAGAGAAGGAGGCAGTCTGGAGACAGTTGGGAGTCCACGTTCTGGTCCAGTCGGTGCCAGGGAAGGAGATCTGTCAGCGCTGTCTGGACCTGGAACCGGTCCTCAGAGGACGACACTGGAAGGACATCAAGAACCAGGTCCACAACCAGATCCAGAGCCAAAAGAAGCAGCAGTTCCACGCCCAGATGGACCTTCAAGACAACCAGGAACAACAAGAGCAAATCCAAAATCACAAGAAGCAGTACCAGGCTCAGGTAGACCAACACGGCACGGACCACAACCAGAAGAATACCCAGATGGACCACCAGGACCAGGACAACATTCAGAATCAGAAGAAACAGCAGTACCATACCCAG ATGGATCTTGAAGTTCAGAAAAAGCAGCTGTGCCATGCGAGAATAGCACACCAGGACCAAATTCAGATCCATAAAAAGCAGCTGTATCCAATGGGCGAGCATCGGGACACTTCTGTACTGACGGGTCCACATTATGGTTCTGAGGGGCCACATCGAGCCCCGGGACAGTCCCTACTGGAGCGGGAGCCCGGTCTCAGTCCATACCAACTCCCACACAGGACTCTGGGGCCTCACATGGACCAGCTGCTGTCCAGAACCGAGTGGACGGACGAGTCTTTGGCCCAACACTACTCGGTCAGCAGGCAGCTGGACCGGAACCTGCAGCCCAATCCACACTCTGGACATGTCCACTTCTGA
- the LOC120573273 gene encoding uncharacterized protein LOC120573273 isoform X2: MANRTDPKASSQTSCPEEELRKPGGRRPRRRAAAFSAALSGRGQRTKRRSQKEKGRSQKEKGRSQKEKGRGQKEKRRGQEEKKEGVTVKRTYSDGKRRWDKKHYCVFCRRPQVKIARHLLRKHSDQEEVAAASALPTGSKQRHLLLEHLRCRGNYMHNIEVIRQGSGEIVPWRQPSEEVDARNYLPCPLCLGFFLRADLWKHQASCRKKLTTDPSRDPTSTTDPSRDPTSTADTTIDPSRDPTSTSDTTTDPSRNPTSTADTTTNPCTTDPSRDPTSTADTTTDPTGKSACDPADNGATEGAPSDPLGDKTTAHQTGTKRPVTSDPSVDQDVTCDPGGPELPRKRSRVQAAASRLLPISSGASESCSEVLHRMNQDHVSHQVKSDWLICKYGNKLMGNQDGSQRRYDYVSQKLRELGRFVLAAISLDSGVRTLQDLLAPGRLSLVLAAARKASGYRWSRPPLAVKTTLKTVCEIAIGESLQDGDWEAAAKTTDFYHLLGREWDNLGLLDPDHHTATSVEEAKLKKRSVQSISEKCKEPSDPRPEVPAQSSNRPLTSMIQIESRLQTPITVPVAPRKVRRRPWSSAEKEAVWRQLGVHVLVQSVPGKEICQRCLDLEPVLRGRHWKDIKNQVHNQIQSQKKQQFHAQMDLQDNQEQQEQIQNHKKQYQAQVDQHGTDHNQKNTQMDHQDQDNIQNQKKQQYHTQMDLEVQKKQLCHARIAHQDQIQIHKKQLYPMGEHRDTSVLTGPHYGSEGPHRAPGQSLLEREPGLSPYQLPHRTLGPHMDQLLSRTEWTDESLAQHYSVSRQLDRNLQPNPHSGHVHF; the protein is encoded by the exons ATGGCGAACAGGACCGACCCAAAAGCCTCGAGCCAAACCTCGTGTCCCGAGGAAGAACTGAGGAAGCCTGGCGGCCGGCGGCCTCGCCGGCGCGCTGCTGCCTTCTCGGCCGCTCTGAGTGGGCGGGGCCAGAGAACCAAGAGGCGGAGCCAGAAGGAGAAGGGGCGGAGCCAGAAGGAGAAGGGGCGGAGCCAGAAGGAGAAGGGGCGGGGCCAGAAGGAGAAGAGGCGTGGtcaggaggagaagaaggagggtGTGACGGTGAAGCGAACGTACAGCGATGGGAAGAGGCGCTGGGATAAGAAGCATTACTGCGTGTTCTGCCGGCGGCCGCAGGTGAAGATCGCTCGCCACCTGCTGAGGAAACACTCCGACCAAGAGGAAGTGGCGGCCGCCAGCGCGCTGCCCACGGGCTCCAAACAACGCCACCTGCTGCTGGAACACCTGCGCTGCCGCGGAAACTACATGCACAACATCGAG GTGATCAGACAGGGCAGTGGAGAGATCGTCCCGTGGCGTCAGCCCTCAGAGGAAGTGGATGCAAGGAACTACCTCCCCTGCCCCCTCTGCCTCGGTTTCTTCCTCCGCGCTGACCTCTGGAAACATCAGGCGTCCTGCCGCAAGAAGCTGACCACTGACCCCTCAAGGGACCCCACCTCCACCACTGATCCTTCAAGAGACCCCACCTCCACAGCAGACACAACCATTGACCCCTCGAGGGACCCCACCTCCACTTCAGACACAACCACTGACCCCTCAAGGAACCCCACTTCCACAGCAGACACAACCACTAATCCTTGCACCACTGACCCTTCAAGAGACCCCACCTCCACAGCAGACACAACCACTGACCCCACAGGTAAGTCGGCCTGTGATCCAGCAGACAACGGGGCCACAGAGGGTGCACCTTCTGACCCCTTGGGAGATAAGACCACAGCACACCAGACCGGGACCAAGCGGCCCGTGACCTCTGACCCCAGTGTGGATCAGGATGTGACCTGTGACCCCGGCGGGCCAGAGCTGCCCAGGAAGCGCAGCAGGGTCCAGGCTGCAGCGTCCCGCCTCCTTCCCATTTCCAGCGGAGCGTCTGAGAGCTGCAGCGAAGTCCTGCATCGCATGAACCAGGACCACGTCTCACACCAG GtcaaatctgattggctgatctGTAAATACGGAAACAAGTTGATGGGGAACCAAGATGGCAGCCAGAGGAGGTACGACTACGTCAGTCAGAAGCTGCGGGAGCTCGGCAGGTTCGTCCTTGCTGCTATATCTCTGGACTCTGGCGTTCGGACCCTGCAGGACCTTCTGGCTCCGGGCCGCCTCAGCCTGGTGCTGGCCGCTGCCAGAAAAGCTTCTGGATACCGCTGGAGTCGCCCTCCGCTGGCCGTGAAGACCACACTGAAGACGGTTTGCGAGATAGCCATCGGAGAGAGTCTGCAGGACGGAGACTGGGAGGCTGCAGCCAAGACCACCGACTTCTACCACCTGCTGGGGAGGGAGTGGGACAACCTGGGGCTGCTGGACCCCGACCACCACACAG CCACTTCAGTAGAGGAAGCTAAGCTGAAGAAACGATCGGTCCAATCAATAAGTGAGAAGTGTAAAGAGCCGTCTGACCCAAGACCAGAGG TTCCAGCACAGAGCAGTAATCGACCACTGACCTCCATGATTCAAATAGAGTCCAGACTGCAGACCCCGATCACAG TCCCCGTTGCTCCGAGGAAGGTCCGACGTCGGCCCTGGTCGTCTGCAGAGAAGGAGGCAGTCTGGAGACAGTTGGGAGTCCACGTTCTGGTCCAGTCGGTGCCAGGGAAGGAGATCTGTCAGCGCTGTCTGGACCTGGAACCGGTCCTCAGAGGACGACACTGGAAGGACATCAAGAACCAGGTCCACAACCAGATCCAGAGCCAAAAGAAGCAGCAGTTCCACGCCCAGATGGACCTTCAAGACAACCAGGAACAACAAGAGCAAATCCAAAATCACAAGAAGCAGTACCAGGCTCAGGTAGACCAACACGGCACGGACCACAACCAGAAGAATACCCAGATGGACCACCAG GACCAGGACAACATTCAGAATCAGAAGAAACAGCAGTACCATACCCAGATGGATCTTGAAGTTCAGAAAAAGCAGCTGTGCCATGCGAGAATAGCACACCAGGACCAAATTCAGATCCATAAAAAGCAGCTGTATCCAATGGGCGAGCATCGGGACACTTCTGTACTGACGGGTCCACATTATGGTTCTGAGGGGCCACATCGAGCCCCGGGACAGTCCCTACTGGAGCGGGAGCCCGGTCTCAGTCCATACCAACTCCCACACAGGACTCTGGGGCCTCACATGGACCAGCTGCTGTCCAGAACCGAGTGGACGGACGAGTCTTTGGCCCAACACTACTCGGTCAGCAGGCAGCTGGACCGGAACCTGCAGCCCAATCCACACTCTGGACATGTCCACTTCTGA